From the Apus apus isolate bApuApu2 chromosome 4, bApuApu2.pri.cur, whole genome shotgun sequence genome, one window contains:
- the NELFA gene encoding negative elongation factor A has protein sequence MPVENPLFFRPAPKMASMRESDTGLWLHNKLGSTDELWAPPSIASLLTASVIDNIRLCFHGLSSAVKLKLLLGMLHLPRRAVDEMKGALTEIVQLATLDSDPWVLMVADILKSFPDTGSLNLDLEEQNPNVQDILGELREKVSECETSAMLPLECQYLNKNALTTLAGPLTPPVKHFQLKRKPKSATLRAELLQKSTETAQQLKKTAGVPFHAKGRGLVKKIDTTTPLKGIPKQAPFRSASAPSVFSPSGNRTPIPPSRTPLRKERGVKLLDISELDMVGAGREAKRRRKTIDTEVVEKQAKEETVVENATPDYAAGLVSTQKLGSLNNEPALPSTSYLPATPSVVPSSSYIPSSETQPAGSAREALQTNRQTEEPAAPNATTTLPAQFKQRTPMYNSNSNPPAATPTSPLTPTTPPAISPAAQAAQVAPQTQQQPPPKKSLSLTREQMYAAQEMFKTANKVTRPEKALILGFMAGSRENPCQEQGDIIQIKLSEHTEDLPKADGTGSTTMLVDTVFEMNYATGEWTRFKKYKPITNVS, from the exons ATGCCCGTGGAGAATCCCCTCTTTTTTCGCCCCGCTCCCAAGATGGCGTCGATGCGGGAGAGCGACACTGGCCTGTGGCTGCACAACAAACTGGGCTCCACGGACGAGCTGTGGGCGCCGCCGAGCATCGCCTCGCTGCTCACGGCTTCGGTGATCGACAACATCCGCCTCTGCTTCCACGGCCTCTCCTCGGCCGTCAAGCTCAAGCTACTCTTGGGGATGCTGCACCTGCCCCGCCGGGCGGTGGACGAG atGAAAGGGGCACTGACTGAAATTGTCCAGCTCGCTACCTTGGATTCAGACCCCTGGGTCTTAATGGtagctgatattttaaaatcctttccaGATACTGGCTCCCTTAACCTTGATCTTGAAGAACAGAATCCCAATGTTCAAGATATTTTAGGAGAGCTTAGAGAAAAAG TAAGTGAATGTGAAACTTCAGCTATGTTGCCGTTGGAATGCCAATACttaaacaaaaatgctttgACAACACTAGCTGGGCCACTTACTCCCCCAGTGAAACACTTCCAGCTGAAAAGGAAACCTAAAAGTGCCACTCTCAGAGCTGAACTCTTGCAGAAGT CAACAGAAACTGCACAGCAGCTCAAGAAGACTGCAGGAGTGCCTTTCCATGCCAAAGGCAGGGGACTAGTGAAAAAGATAGACACAACAA CACCACTCAAAGGAATACCAAAACAAGCTCCATTCAGGAGTGCCTCAGCACCTAGTGTGTTTAGTCCTTCTGGAAACAGAACTCCAATTCCTCCTTCGAGAACCCCTTTGCGCAAAGAGAGAGGAGTGAAG CTTCTAGATATCTCTGAGCTGGATATGGTAGGTGCTGGCCGTGAAGcgaagagaagaagaaagacaaTAG ATACAGAAGTTGTGGAAAAGCAAGCCAAAGAAGAAACAGTGGTAGAAAATGCTACCCCAGATTATGCTGCTGGCCTTGTCTCTACACAG AAACTTGGCTCATTGAACAATGAGCCTGCACTACCTTCTACGAGTTATTTACCTGCTACCCCCAGTGTGGTGCCATCTTCCTCATATATCCCAAGCTCTGAAACACAGCCAg CTGGTTCTGCACGAGAGGCCTTGCAGACTAACAGACAGACTGAAGAGCCTGCAGCTCCAAATGCCACCACAACGCTTCCTGCACAATTCAAACAAAGAACACCCATGTACAACAGTAACTCTAATCCACCTGCAGCTACACCTACCTCACCCCTAACACCTACCACACCTCCTGCCATTTCCCCTGCAGCACAAGCGGCACAAGTGGCCCCCCAAACTCAGCAACAGCCACCACCCAAAAAAAGCCTATCTCTTACA AGGGAGCAAATGTATGCTGCACAGGAAATGTTCAAGACTGCAAACAAAGTTACAAGGCCAGAAAAGGCTCTTATACTTGGATTCATGGCAGGATCCAGAG AGAATCCATGCCAAGAGCAAGGTGACATCATCCAAATTAAACTTAGCGAGCATACAGAAGATTTACCAAAGGCAGATGGCACTGGCAGCACCACTATGTTGGTTGATACAGTCTTTGAAATGAACTATGCTACTGGTGAATGGACCAGATTCAAGAAGTACAAACCTATAACTAATGTTTCCTAA